From a single Solanum dulcamara chromosome 4, daSolDulc1.2, whole genome shotgun sequence genomic region:
- the LOC129885190 gene encoding putative late blight resistance protein homolog R1A-3 — MSEIERRFLGTFLFWATQKGRIKDGRLRGHGMQVGNTVSGTRADLSSAEVKEGYEFLLSLVPGRWPLPNLCCPLFQKFIEYILQNVKDLLINKKDLDKFVLLKKEFQVLEESLKYLKTFLNFIKDAGMELEKSNILFNHIEGITGKAAYICYLCYVEEMDGDSASELTLQISHVLKDIKPIEPHVAEIYTGALRGLVKFQIQYSRDVIEFVEGFVHFIFKDLLELSNGDEACSLMLPLEKDQIKSLVQASKQLVTLLIFPPEDLYVIQEKLSDKLTCIEGLIAEVASAAYSFSIEKAAEVNSVFADLLKKIDHVMEDLKDIILEDPVSSKCNFPRTNGLGFIDSLLLYLKELLQEGKCDSVVKHLIEEAQEELYLLRSFLNEVEKKKHEFEEVKKHDLWTEVISLAYQTECMIDCLVTGDYPVWYLHLLCKITTETKVVTDHLKEFHDTIMREVEVPIEEQAPNPVRQVVETTQLDEVMVGFKEEADLLIDQLTIGRKDLDIVSIVGMPGLGKTTLAKKVFHDENIRRHFDVQAMCCVSQTYDKRKLLLGILNQVKCSNQQNEKNPADALRKFLLGKKYLLYIDDIWSVDTWEYLSRCLPDDKNRSRILLTSRNIDVASEIKREKEPLELRFLDENESWELMKIKLFREQTCPPDLSKVGENIARKCKGLPLLVILVAGVLSGISNNVESWRRIAESIKLDTVTSAKECMEVIELSYKHLPDHLKPCLLYFASFRESEEIPFSNLAWLWTIEGLVPNIEVESVELAAESLLNDLIGRSLIMVNKRRSTGGVRTCHIHDMLHDFCVTKSKEEKFMQLTSTGKTDLSSSFYEHRRLCIHHSLYWAGKIGNLEVRSAFFRPPKSGCQEFFDLENFKLLRVLQMECPMSDSSFQRSKELIHLKYFGIKGYMVSMPFWISNLSNLEVLVVITVGSGTILPMTIWNNMPRLKHVHVEPVGSFDGHIPCISTNICCIETLATVSLTNKLADYMINKASRLRKLKCHCKEPLKLNLDTLQLETLSVNGKILNFILPATLTKLTISDVLLPQSELSNIGRLPNLVVLKLEHRAFQHETWDIKDEEFPTLKVLKLKSLKITTWNASDESFPNLEQLLVENCFHLQEIPCMVGDIVNLKIVEVKRCRESLENSVLEIQQVQEGYGNAELKVLIYPLHIKNCNTGSTEMEDCD; from the exons ATGTCTGAAATAGAGAGGAGATTTCTTGGTACTTTTTTGTTTTGGGCAACTCAAAAAGGAAGGATTAAGGATGGGAGATTGCGAGGACATGGAATGCAAGTCGGAAATACTGTTTCGGGGACAAGGGCAGACTTATCTTCTGCTGAAGTCAAAGAAGGTTATGAGTTTCTCCTTTCATTGGTTCCAGGGAGGTGGCCTTTACCAAATTTATGCTGCCCATTGTTTCAGAAATTCATTGAATACATCCTTCAGAATGTGAAGGATCTTCTCATCAACAAGAAAGATTTGGACAAGTTTGTTCTTCTGAAGAAAGAGTTTCAAGTCCTTGAAGAAAGTCTAAAATATCTTAAAACCTTCCTCAATTTCATAAAAGATGCGGGAATGGAGCTAGAGAAATCCAATATTCTTTTTAATCATATTGAGGGCATCACTGGGAAGGCTGCTTACATATGTTACCTCTGTTATGTGGAAGAAATGGATGGAGATTCAGCATCTGAGTTGACACTTCAAATCTCTCATGTTTTGAAAGATATCAAGCCCATTGAACCTCACGTTGCAGAAATCTATACTGGAGCTCTACGAGGTTTAGTTAAATTTCAAATCCAATACAGCCGGGATGTGATAGAATTTGTTGAAGGTTTTGTTCATTTCATCTTCAAGGATTTGTTGGAATTATCAAATGGTGATGAGGCATGTTCTTTGATGCTTCCTCTTGAAAAGGATCAAATCAAAAGCCTGGTCCAAGCATCAAAGCAATTGGTAACTTTGCTCATTTTTCCACCTGAAGATCTATATGTTATCCAGGAAAAATTGAGTGACAAACTTACTTGCATTGAAGGTCTGATTGCTGAGGTAGCATCTGCTGCTTACTCTTTCTCCATTGAGAAAGCGGCAGAAGTTAACTCGGTATTTGCTGACTTGTTAAAAAAGATTGATCATGTCATGGAGGACCTAAAAGACATAATTTTGGAAGATCCAGTGTCATCAAAATGTAATTTTCCCAGGACAAATGGATTGGGCTTTATTGATTCCCTCTTACTCTACCTGAAAGAGCTGCTGCAAGAGGGAAAGTGTGATTCTGTTGTCAAGCATCTTATTGAAGAAGCTCAGGAGGAGTTATATCTCTTAAGATCCTTCTTGAATGAAGTTGAGAAGAAAAAACATGAGTTTGAGGAGGTGAAGAAACACGACCTTTGGACAGAAGTCATATCTCTGGCATACCAGACAGAATGCATGATTGATTGCCTCGTTACCGGAGATTATCCTGTTTGGTATCTACATTTGTTATGTAAGATCACAACAGAAACTAAGGTTGTCACGGATCATTTGAAAGAGTTCCATGATACAATTATGCGAGAAGTTGAAGTCCCTATCGAAGAACAAGCACCAAATCCTGTCAGACAAGTAGTTGAGACTACACAACTTGATGAGGTAATGGTGGGTTTTAAGGAAGAGGCTGACTTGCTAATCGATCAGCTCACTATAGGACGAAAGGACTTGGATATTGTGTCTATTGTAGGGATGCCTGGTCTTGGAAAGACTACGCTAGCAAAGAAAGTTTTTCATGATGAGAATATAAGGCGTCATTTTGACGTCCAAGCTATGTGTTGTGTTTCTCAAACTTATGACAAAAGAAAGTTGTTGCTTGGAATTTTGAATCAAGTTAAATGTTCCAATCAACAGAATGAGAAAAATCCAGCAGATGCTTTGCGGAAATTTCTGTTAGGAAAGAAGTACCTTCTCTACATTGATGACATATGGAGTGTTGACACATGGGAATACTTGAGCAGATGCTTACCGGATGATAAAAACAGAAGCAGGATTTTATTAACCAGCCGAAACATTGATGTGGCTTCCGAAATTAAACGCGAAAAAGAACCTCTTGAACTTCGTTttcttgatgaaaatgaaaGTTGGGAACTAATGAAAATCAAGCTGTTCAGGGAACAAACTTGCCCACCAGACCTATCAAAAGTAGGAGAAAACATCGCGAGAAAGTGTAAAGGACTACCTCTCCTTGTGATTTTGGTTGCTGGAGTTTTGTCTGGGATAAGCAACAATGTGGAAAGTTGGAGAAGAATTGCAGAGAGTATAAAGTTAGATACTGTTACTAGTGCAAAAGAGTGCATGGAGGTTATAGAACTGAGCTACAAGCACTTGCCAGATCATCTCAAACCCTGCCTTCTTTATTTTGCGTCATTTCGGGAGAGTGAAGAAATTCCATTCTCAAACTTGGCGTGGTTATGGACTATTGAGGGATTGGTGCCAAACATAGAGGTAGAAAGTGTAGAGCTTGCTGCAGAAAGCTTACTGAATGATCTCATCGGTAGAAGCTTGATAATGGTGAACAAGAGAAGGTCCACTGGAGGAGTCAGAACATGCCACATTCATGATATGTTACATGATTTTTGTGTTACAAAATCTAAGGAAGAGAAGTTTATGCAGCTAACAAGCACCGGTAAGACTGATCTGTCTAGTTCCTTTTATGAGCACCGGAGGCTTTGCATTCATCATAGCCTTTATTGggcagggaagattggaaaCCTGGAAGTTCGGTCTGCATTCTTCAGACCCCCGAAATCTGGCTGCCAGGAATTTTTTGATCTCGAGAACTTTAAACTATTAAGAGTGCTACAAATGGAATGTCCTATGTCGGACAGTTCATTCCAGAGATCAAAAGAGCTGATCCATCTGAAGTACTTTGGAATCAAAGGTTATATGGTATCTATGCCATTCTGGATATCGAACCTTTCAAACCTAGAGGTATTGGTTGTAATAACAGTAGGCAGTGGCACCATTCTTCCGATGACCATCTGGAATAATATGCCAAGGTTAAAGCATGTCCATGTTGAACCTGTTGGATCTTTTGATGGACACATTCCTTGCATATCGACAAACATATGTTGCATAGAGACCTTAGCCACAGTGTCTCTCACTAATAAGCTAGCAGACTACATGATCAACAAGGCAAGCAGACTACGAAAGCTCAAGTGCCACTGTAAAGAGCCTCTCAAACTCAACTTAGATACTCTTCAACTTGAAACACTCAGTGTCAACGGTAAGATTTTAAATTTCATCTTGCCCGCGACACTAACAAAGCTAACTATATCAGATGTTTTGTTGCCACAAAGTGAATTGTCTAATATTGGTAGATTACCAAATTTAGTGGTTCTCAAGTTGGAACATAGAGCATTTCAGCATGAAACATGGGATATTAAGGATGAAGAGTTTCCGACCCTCAAGGTTCTTAAATTGAAATCCCTTAAAATTACAACATGGAATGCCTCAGATGAGTCCTTTCCCAATCTTGAACAGCTTCTGGTAGAAAACTGCTTTCATCTTCAAGAAATTCCTTGTATGGTTGGAGATATTGTTAATCTAAAGATAGTTGAAGTGAAACGATGTCGTGAGTCTCTTGAAAATTCAGTCTTGGAAATTCAACAAGTGCAAGAAGGATATGGAAATGCAGAGCTCAAGGTCCTTATTTACCCCTTGCATATAAAAAACTGCAACACTGGTTCAACAG aaatggaagattgtgattgA
- the LOC129887857 gene encoding mitochondrial dicarboxylate/tricarboxylate transporter DTC, whose protein sequence is MGEKPKSGGVWPTVKPFINGGVSGMLATCVIQPIDMIKVRIQLGQGSAVDVTKTMLKNEGFGAFYKGLSAGLLRQATYTTARLGSFRILTNKAIEANEGKPLPLYQKALCGLTAGAIGATVGSPADLALIRMQADATLPLAQRRNYTNAFHALSRISVDEGVLALWKGAGPTVVRAMALNMGMLASYDQSVEFFRDNLGLGEAATVVGASSVSGFFAAACSLPFDYVKTQIQKMQPDAEGKLPYTGSFDCAMKTLKAGGPFKFYTGFPVYCVRIAPHVMMTWIFLNQIQKMEKKIGL, encoded by the exons ATGGGTGAGAAGCCAAAATCTGGAGGTGTTTGGCCTACTGTTAAGCCATTTATTAATGGAGGTGTTTCTGGTATGCTTGCTACCTGTGTTATTCAGCCTATTGATATGATAAAG GTGAGGATACAATTGGGTCAGGGGTCAGCAGTTGATGTTACCAAAACCATGCTTAAAAATGAAGGTTTTGGTGCCTTTTACAAG GGTTTGTCAGCTGGGCTTCTTAGGCAGGCAACCTACACAACAGCCCGACTTGGGTCATTCAG aattttgacgAACAAGGCTATTGAGGCTAATGAAGGGAAGCCCTTACCTCTGTATCAAAAGGCTTTGTGTGGTCTGACTGCTGGAGCAATTGGTGCAACTGTTGGCAGTCCAGCAGATTTGGCCCTCATTCGTATGCAAGCTGATGCTACCTTGCCTTTAGCACAGAGACGCAATTACACAAATGCTTTCCATGCACTCTCCCGTATTTCGGTTGATGAAGGAGTTCTAGCCCTCTGGAAAGGTGCTGGCCCCACAGTAGTAAGGGCAATGGCATTGAACATGGGAATGCTTGCCTCTTATGATCAGAGTGTGGAGTTCTTTAGGGACAACCTTGGCCTGGGCGAGGCTGCTACAGTAGTAG GAGCCAGCAGTGTCTCTGGATTCTTTGCTGCTGCTTGCAGTTTACCATTTGATTACGTCAAGACCCAGATTCAGAAAATGCAGCCAGATGCTGAAGGAAAGTTACCCTACACTGGTTCTTTCGATTGTGCAATGAAGACTTTGAAGGCGGGAGGACCCTTCAAATTTTACACTGGATTTCCAGTATATTGTGTTAGGATTGCCCCTCATGTTATG ATGACTTGGATTTTCCTTAACCAAATTCAGAAGATGGAGAAGAAAATCGGGTTGTGA
- the LOC129885191 gene encoding GDSL esterase/lipase At1g09390-like: MMDLKEKIFYFISFAISIFLGLFSPSSVDSQCNKNLVIINFGDSNSDTGGYVIVRGMMGQLPKVHTFNHDLSGRMCDGRLIIDFLCESVGNGYLTPFMESIGKNFTNGVNFAIAGSKTLPRLDSFNLHIQIAQFHRFQTLSLELFNKGDGNLLGDKDLRNALYTIDIGQNDLDGIFSDPSYEKVILKIPDIISEIENAIKAIYEQGGKNFWVHNTGPLGCLPRSLATYKKYENDYDEHGCLISLNEGAKIFNDKLQLLCEKLRDEMKNITIVYVDIYSIKYDLIANSSSYGFVNPLMGCCGYGGPPYNFETNNKCGQGNYTICEDRFKYISWDGVHYTQAANGFVASKILSTHYSTPPLKFNNFCNIAA; encoded by the exons ATGATGGAtttgaaggaaaaaatattttattttatctcatTTGCAATTTCCATTTTTCTTGGTCTTTTTTCCCCTTCATCTGTTGATTCACAATGCAATAAAAATTTAGTAATTAtaaattttggtgattcaaactCTGATACTGGTGGATATGTTATAGTACGTGGCATGATGGGACAACTTCCAAAAGTGCATACTTTCAATCATGATTTATCCGGTCGAATGTGCGATGGCAGATTAATTATTGACTTTCTAT GTGAAAGTGTGGGAAATGGTTATTTGACTCCATTTATGGAATCAATAGGCAAAAACTTCACAAATGGAGTTAATTTTGCCATTGCTGGTTCCAAAACTCTTCCAAGATTAGATTCTTTCAATTTGCACATCCAAATTGCCCAATTCCATCGATTTCAAACTCTTTCTCTTGAGTTATTTAACAAAG GTGATGGAAATTTGCTAGGAGATAAAGATTTAAGGAATGCACTTTACACAATTGATATTGGACAAAATGATTTGGATGGAATATTTAGTGATCCCTCATATGAAAAAGTAATTCTCAAAATTCCTGATATTATTTCTGAAATTGAAAATGCTATAAAG GCAATTTATGAGCAAGGTGGAAAGAATTTTTGGGTACACAATACAGGACCATTAGGCTGTTTGCCTAGATCACTTGCAACATATAAGAAATATGAGAATGATTATGATGAGCATGGATGTTTAATTTCTCTTAATGAAGGTGCAAAAATATTTAATGACAAATTACAACTCCTTTGTGAAAAATTAAGAGATGAAATGAAGAATATCACCATTGTATATGTTGATATCTACTCCATCAAATATGATCTCATTGCTAACTCTTCTAGTTATG gGTTTGTGAATCCATTGATGGGATGTTGTGGATATGGAGGGCCACCATACAACTTTGAAACAAACAACAAATGTGGGCAAGGAAATTACACAATCTGTGAAGATAGATTCAAGTACATTAGCTGGGATGGTGTTCACTACACACAAGCAGCTAATGGATTTGTTGCCTCCAAAATACTCTCAACACATTACTCTACACCTCCACTtaagttcaataatttttgcAACATTGCAGCTTGA